A single region of the Glycine max cultivar Williams 82 chromosome 20, Glycine_max_v4.0, whole genome shotgun sequence genome encodes:
- the LOC100809327 gene encoding plastidial pyruvate kinase 2, translating into MSQVVATRSIHSSLTRPTSGSAHHRAQTLLKPPTFASKLFGAQRNNPSKVCSRSCLVNARKSAPAKVVPVSPEDDSKIEEELQHLRGMQQLGDTSVGMWSKPTFRRKTKVVCTIGPSTNTREMIWKLAEAGMNVARLNMSHGDHASHQKIIDLVKEYNAQSKDNVIAIMLDTKGPEVRSGDLPQPINLTTGQEFTFTIRRGVGTADCVSVNYDDFVNDVDVGDMLLVDGGMMSLVVKSKTEDSVKCEVVDGGELKSRRHLNVRGKSATLPSITEKDWDDIKFGVDNKVDFYAVSFVKDAQVVHELKNYLKSCDADIHVIVKIESADSIPNLHSIITASDGAMVARGDLGAELPIEEVPLLQEEIITICRSMGKAVIVATNMLESMIVHPTPTRAEVSDIAIAVREGSDAIMLSGETAHGKFPLKAVKVMHTVALRTEATIPGGQMPPNIGQVFKNHMSEMFAYHATMMSNTLGTSTVVFTRSGFMAILLSHYRPSGTIFAFTDQKRIQQRLALYQGVCPIYMEFSEDAEETFTRALDLLQKQGMVKSGEEVALVQSGTQPIWRFQSTHNIQVRTV; encoded by the exons ATGTCTCAGGTAGTGGCCACTCGATCCATTCACTCCTCCCTCACGCGCCCCACCTCAGGATCTGCACACCACAGGGCCCAAACGTTGTTGAAGCCTCCAACTTTTGCTTCCAAATTGTTCGGAGCACAAAGGAACAACCCCTCCAAAGTTTGCTCCCGAAGTTGCCTCGTCAATGCGAGGAAATCTGCACCCGCTAAAGTTGTTCCCGTGTCACCCGAGGATGATTCAAAG ATTGAGGAAGAGTTGCAGCACTTGCGTGGTATGCAGCAACTTGGCGACACTTCTGTTGGAATGTGGTCAAAACCCACGTTTAGGAGGAAGACAAAGGTTGTTTGCACCATTGGTCCTTCTACCAACACCAGGGAAATGATTTGGAAGCTGGCTGAGGCTGGGATGAATGTTGCCCGATTGAATATGTCTCACGGAGACCATGCTTCTCATCAGAAAATTATTGATTTGGTTAAAGAATATAATGCTCAATCCAAGGACAACGTAATTGCAATTATGCTTGATACCAAG gGTCCTGAGGTTAGGAGTGGGGATTTGCCACaaccaatcaatttaacaacTGGGCAGGAATTCACTTTTACCATCCGGAGGGGTGTTGGAACTGCAGATTGTGTTAGTGTGAACTATGACGATTTCGTCAATGATGTGGATGTGGGAGACATGCTTCTTGTTGATG GTGGTATGATGTCTTTGGTGGTTAAGTCTAAGACAGAGGATTCTGTGAAATGTGAAGTTGTTGATGGAGGAGAGCTCAAGTCAAGGAGACATTTGAATGTTAGAGGAAAAAGTGCAACACTGCCTTCCATAACTG AGAAGGATTGGGATGACATCAAATTTGGAGTGGATAACAAAGTTGACTTCTATGCTGTTTCTTTTGTTAAGGATGCACAAGTAGTTCATGAACTGAAGAATTATTTGAAAA GCTGTGATGCTGATATACACGTCATTGTAAAAATTGAAAGTGCAGACTCTATACCAAACTTGCATTCAATTATTACAGCGTCTGATGGG GCCATGGTTGCAAGAGGAGATCTTGGTGCAGAACTCCCTATTGAAGAGGTTCCACTTTTGCAG GAAGAAATAATCACCATATGTCGTAGCATGGGAAAGGCCGTTATTGTGGCAACAAATATGCTGGAAAGCATGATTGTTCACCCGACACCAACCAGAGCCGAGGTATCCGATATTGCAATTGCTGTTCGAGAAGGTTCTGATGCAATAATGCTTTCTGGGGAAACTGCTCATGGAAA GTTCCCACTAAAAGCCGTGAAAGTAATGCACACCGTAGCATTACGGACAGAAGCCACTATACCTGGTGGTCAAATGCCACCAAATATTGGTCAAGTATTCAAG AACCACATGAGTGAGATGTTTGCTTACCATGCAACCATGATGTCTAATACCCTTGGAACCTCAACTGTTGTCTTCACTAGATCAGGCTTCATGGCTATCCTTTTGAGCCACTATCGACCTTCAGGCACCATATTTGCTTTTACAGATCA AAAGAGGATACAACAGAGGTTGGCTTTGTATCAAGGAGTCTGTCCTATTTACATGGAATTCTCTGAAGATGCTGAAGAGACTTTCACAAGGGCCTTGGATTTGCTGCAG AAGCAAGGAATGGTGAAATCAGGAGAAGAAGTAGCACTAGTACAAAGTGGCACGCAACCCATATGGAGGTTCCAATCCACTCACAATATCCAGGTCCGAACAgtgtaa
- the LOC100796385 gene encoding uncharacterized protein — MDTEGLSVICAGIGTIEVDDEGNVIGYIKGQYCLDNLKDLLRFLRRDDPQTRDVFKQVCKWNIVSKYLIPTIELYHEDSNLLLNAVKVLVFLTMPIEPSSTDISQQLEYLWGLKSALTNSDVAAVIVSFLERPLENLERGTFSEDDWKLVQLVLTLFRNILAVQEIPTHQKSGGLATQLLSMRDRFLELLFRENVMDIMLVISQCVGSSNVYLRQDNLLLLEIFHYILMGQDPELIVRAHLKESKEDEQPQTSLNSLQFILEEEKKRRNICKLNNLSRHSQFSGTFARLTMDGSKAVIKGNPNSSHNVLLKAQNVTRGPTKRTVWDHPRLPSTEDKILELLHGFVNQFLSGGYNVLMRSIREDIEKEHPSIQKSDVVVFFQVAEFVTSFQCYKYSASKTTEGGDTFETFSHKDADTSDFSGQICGPIAASLNESMFQLVISKWRHAYDGLKETNDYQFLSAAGSLLKNMIRMLDLILKLLPEDSKEPQTARILLYKLFYDQTEEGMTQFLLNLIKTFDTHKQPKSDLSDLVEIIHKVVKLMDNLQSRGALRVSRKSRKVKKKIIPEGTESGDKLAGDHSFIQNETGISTVNQSAENQPLQEGLPNANSTGEDVIPDDNEHENHVEEVGNSQVGLEPMGATNSEHVNEDMLDGTKDFSEDEQLHAYNEVDFKVSTLVSAFANHNIIQKLCWLLKFYKSNSLATNHYIISMLRRISDDLELHPMLYQLSLLTTFYDILVEQKSCPCKDYAGIVDFLTCLVRKMLKKMKKQPLLFVELLFWKTRRECHYINAEYLLSELGHLKKESANWNNTQGDEEIGSSPAKVWTRRSIADALGEDEADVVITHDSGYQKDKLDDVIKGFAPTSGSNSDKDDHNGEQLMEDESQIAPRRRKKLVLDGDLERQIKDLHEKFKDDQHCSHRIAEVLDPDGKISPAQISNMLKRLGLAVAPRRKMCDADAEGPLSTSPNQLDSDKITGATNHKSVNLEGSLLVQHLQKKKRVQAFNKDQEALIKVLYEQFKDQRRCSYMIANALDKDGKFTTAQVSRKLKQLGLSLPLKSSGGKMHPKGADLMDRSNERMDESDDETLVSLVKRKKMESDKLSRGQLHGQTSEDKLSKDDSDDEMLSSVLKKKINSKVSTEQLLEPINVDSSSRDDSDDEMLSSALKRTRRPSLKSKQVELENIQIHERIMGDDSFNGGITEVSEGEYRVDSMNSSQVEYQQMDDLADLEDEVAVSAVPDNARSRRKLRMVIDPEDDD, encoded by the exons ATGGACACTGAAGGCTTATCCGTAATCTGCGCCGGCATCGGAACCATCGAAGTCGACGATGAAGGCAACGTAATCGGTTACATCAAAGGCCAATACTGTCTCG ATAACCTGAAAGACCTTCTGCGCTTTCTTAGGCGCGACGATCCCCAAACGCGCGATGTCTTCAAGCAAGTCTGCAAATGGAACATCGTTTCCAAGTACTTAATCCCTACCATCGAGCTCTATCATGAAGATAGCAACTTGCTACTCAATGCag TGAAGGTTCTGGTGTTCCTTACGATGCCGATCGAGCCTTCTTCCACGGATATATCCCAGCAGCTGGAGTATCTTTGGGGTTTGAAGTCTGCTTTGACTAACAGTGACGTTGCTGCAGTGATAGTGTCGTTTCTAGAGAGACCGCTCGAGAATTTGGAACG TGGCACGTTTAGTGAGGATGATTGGAAATTGGTACAGCTAGTGCTTACGTTATTTAGAAATATCCTAGCTGTTCAAGAGATTCCGACTCACCAGAAGTCAGGGGGACTTGCTACTCAGTTGTTATCAATGAGAGACCGGTTTCTGGAACTTTTGTTTCGGGAGAATGTAATGGATATAATGCTGGTTATATCTCAATGTGTTGGTAGTTCTAATGTTTATCTCCGTCAGGATAACTTGCTTCTACTGGAAATTTTTCATTACATTTTGATGGGTCAGGACCCGGAGTTAATTGTTAGGGCACATTTGAAGGAATCAAAG GAGGACGAACAACCCCAGACTTCTCTTAATAGTCTCCAGTTCATTTTGGAGgaggaaaagaagagaagaaatatTTGTAAGCTCAACAATCTGAGTCGACATTCACAATTTAGTGGAACATTTGCTAGGCTTACCATG GATGGTTCTAAGGCAGTAATTAAGGGAAATCCTAATTCTTCTCACAATGTGCTGCTTAAAGCACAAAATGTCACCCGGGGTCCTACCAAAAGAACTGTGTGGGATCATCCAAGGTTGCCTTCAACAGAGGATAAGATATTGGAGCTGCTTCACGGATTTGTGAATCAGTTTCTTTCTGGGGGATACAATg TTTTGATGCGATCCATTCGTGAAGATATTGAAAAGGAACATCCCTCAATTCAAAAAAGTGatgttgttgttttctttcaagTGGCTGAATTTGTCACTTCATTTCAGTGTTACAAGTATTCAGCTTCTAAG ACCACGGAGGGAGGGGACACATTTGAGACTTTTAGTCATAAAGATGCAGATACCTCAGATTTCAGTGGTCAAATATGTGGTCCAATTGCAGCATCCTTGAATGAGTCAATGTTTCAATTGGTTATTTCAAAGTGGCGGCATGCCTATGATGGTCTAAAGGAAACAAATGACTATCAGTTTCTATCTGCAGCCGgttctcttttgaaaaacatg ATTCGCATGCTggatttgattcttaaattGTTGCCTGAAGACTCAAAGGAACCTCAAACAGCTCGCATACTTTTGTACAAGTTATTTTATGATCAGACTGAGGAAGGGATGACTCAGTTCCTATTGAATTTGATTAAAACCTTTGACACCCACAAACAACCCAAAAG TGATCTTTCAGATTTAGTGGAAATCATTCACAAGGTTGTAAAGCTGATGGATAATCTTCAGTCTCGAGGAGCATTGAGG GTGTCTAGAAAATCaaggaaagtgaaaaaaaaaataattccagAAGGGACAGAATCAGGGGACAAACTGGCTGGAGATCATTCTTTCATTCAAAATGAAACTGGCATCTCAACTGTCAATCAATCAGCAGAAAATCAGCCACTGCAGGAAGGCCTACCAAATGCAAATTCCACTGGGGAAGATGTTATCCCTGATGATAATGAACATGAAAATCATGTTGAGGAAGTTGGGAACTCCCAAGTTGGGTTAGAACCAATGGGAGCCACAAATTCTGAACATGTTAATGAGGATATGTTGGATGGTACTAAGGATTTTTCTGAAGATGAGCAACTACATGCATATAATGAAGTTGATTTCAAGGTTTCAACGCTGGTCTCTGCCTTTGCAAATCATAATATCATTCAGAAATTATGTTGGTTGCTCAAGTTTTACAAGAGCAATTCCCTGGCTACAAACCATTACATAATAAGCATGCTGCGGAGAATAAGTGATGACCTTGAACTCCATCCTATGCTTTACCAG TTGTCGCTGCTCACAACTTTTTATGACATCCTGGTTGAACAAAAGTCATGTCCCTGCAAGGACTATGCAGGTATAGTTGATTTTCTGACTTGTTTGGTCAGAAAGatgctaaagaaaatgaaaaagcaaCCCCTCTTGTTTGTGGAACTCCTTTTCTGGAAGACTCGGAGGGAATGCCATTACATCAATGCTGAATATTTGTTGAGCGAGCTTGGTCATTTGAAGAAAGAAAGTGCCAATTGGAATAACACTCAGGGAGATGAAGAAATTGGTTCATCCCCAGCAAAGGTGTGGACACGCAGAAGCATAGCTGATGCACTTGGTGAGGATGAAGCCGATGTTGTGATTACTCATGACTCAGGATATCAAAA AGACAAGCTTGATGATGTTATTAAAGGCTTTGCACCTACCTCTGGCAGTAACAGTGACAAAGATGATCATAA TGGGGAGCAATTGATGGAAGATGAATCTCAAATTGCTccaaggagaaggaagaaactTGTTCTTGATGGTGATTTGGAAAGACAAATCAAAGATCTCCATGAGAA ATTCAAAGATGACCAACATTGCAGTCACCGTATAGCTGAAGTGCTAGATCCAGATGGTAAAATTTCACCAGCTCAAATTTCCAATATGTTAAAAAGGTTAGGACTAGCAGTTGCACCTAGGAGAAAGATGTGTGATGCTGATGCTGAAGGACCTTTGTCTACTAGCCCTAATCAGTTAGACAGTGACAAAATAACAGGAGCTACCAATCATAAATCCGTGAATTTGGAGGGAAGCCTGTTGGTTCAGCACCT gcaaaaaaaaaagagagtccAGGCTTTCAATAAAGATCAGGAAGCTCTAATCAAAGTTCTATATGAGCA ATTCAAGGACCAAAGAAGATGTAGTTACATGATAGCCAATGCACTGGATAAGGATGGTAAATTCACTACTGCCCAAGTCTCTCGAAAACTTAAGCAGCTTGGTTTGTCTCTTCCTCTGAAGAGTTCTGGAGGAAAAATGCACCCAAAGGGTGCAGATCTCATGGATCGTTCAAATGAAAGGATGGATGAATCTGATGATGAGACATTGGTATCACTGGTAAAAAG gaAGAAAATGGAGAGTGACAAATTATCAAGGGGACAGTTACATGGGCAAACCAGTGAGGATAAATTGTCAAAAGACGATTCTGATGATGAAATGCTCAGCTCTGTTCTCAA gaaaaaaataaatagcaaAGTATCAACTGAACAATTACTTGAACCCATTAATGTGGATTCATCGTCAAGagatgattctgatgatgaaatGCTCAGCTCTGCTCTCAA AAGAACTAGACGACCATCTCTTAAATCAAAGCAAGTTGAGCTTGAAAATATCCAAATTCATGAGAGAATAATGGGCGACGATTCTTTCAATGGAGGCATAACAGAGGTTTCGGAAGG GGAATATCGTGTTGATTCCATGAATTCCTCTCAAGTAGAATATCAGCAAATGGATGACTTAGCAGATTTAGAGGATGAAGTGGCTGTTAGTGCAGTTCCTGACAATGCCAGATCCAGAAGGAAGCTGAGAATGGTGATTGATCCCGAGGACGATGACTGA
- the LOC100809864 gene encoding hevamine-A, with protein sequence MAKSKNSHALPLLLPTLFFTLLGTSHAGGIAIYWGQNRNEGTLSEACATGKYSHINIAFLNKFGNGKTPEMNLAGHCNPTTNSCTKFSSEIKDCQSKGIKVLLSIGGGIGSYTLASVEDARNVSTFLWNTFLGGKSSSRPLGDAVLDGIDFDIELGSTQNYEHLARFLKAYSGVGNKRVYLGAAPQCPIPDRFLGTALNTGLFDFVWVQFYNNPPCQYANGNINKLVSSWKRWTSTVPAGKIFLGLPAARAAAGSGFVPAEVLTSRILPVIKQSPKYGGVMLWSRFFDVQNGYSTSIVASV encoded by the coding sequence atggccaAAAGCAAAAACTCTCATGCTTTGCCTCTTCTCCTTCCCACTCTCTTCTTCACTCTTCTTGGAACCTCTCACGCCGGTGGCATAGCCATCTACTGGGGCCAAAACCGGAACGAGGGCACCCTCTCAGAAGCATGTGCAACAGGCAAATACTCACACATAAACATAGCCTTTCTCAACAAATTCGGCAATGGCAAAACCCCAGAAATGAACCTTGCTGGTCACTGCAACCCCACAACCAATTCCTGCACAAAGTTCAGCTCTGAAATCAAGGACTGCCAAAGCAAAGGTATCAAGGTGTTGCTTTCAATAGGTGGTGGCATTGGAAGCTACACTTTGGCTTCAGTAGAAGACGCAAGAAACGTTTCAACGTTTCTGTGGAACACTTTCTTGGGAGGCAAGTCATCTTCAAGGCCACTAGGTGATGCTGTGTTGGATGGCATTGATTTTGACATTGAACTTGGCTCAACACAAAACTATGAGCACCTTGCACGTTTTCTTAAGGCGTATAGTGGGGTTGGGAATAAGAGGGTGTACCTAGGTGCTGCTCCTCAGTGTCCAATTCCTGATAGGTTTTTGGGCACTGCCCTTAACACTGGCCTATTTGACTTTGTTTGGGTTCAGTTCTATAACAACCCTCCGTGTCAGTATGCTAATGGGAACATCAATAAACTTGTAAGTTCTTGGAAGCGTTGGACTAGTACAGTGCCTGCTGGGAAGATATTCTTGGGGTTGCCGGCCGCTAGGGCTGCGGCTGGCAGCGGTTTCGTTCCGGCCGAAGTGTTGACGTCTCGGATCCTGCCGGTGATTAAGCAGTCACCAAAATATGGTGGGGTGATGCTGTGGTCAAGATTCTTTGATGTCCAGAACGGGTATAGTACTTCAATTGTTGCCAGCGTGTGA